A genomic region of Gossypium hirsutum isolate 1008001.06 chromosome D01, Gossypium_hirsutum_v2.1, whole genome shotgun sequence contains the following coding sequences:
- the LOC107921566 gene encoding dirigent protein 4-like, with protein sequence MNDPLTVGPDLTSTVIGNAQGMFNGSSFSLFSRYPPTDFVPSRGTIREMAIVGGRGAFRMAKGFTLLRATSSNATTGNASLEFNVTLYHY encoded by the exons ATGAATGATCCCCTCACTGTAGGGCCAGATCTAACATCCACGGTCATTGGAAACGCCCAAGGGAT GTTCAATGGGAGCTCCTTCAGTTTGTTCTCACGATATCCCCCCACAGATTTTGTTCCTAGCCGCGGCACAATTCGTGAAATGGCAATAGTGGGAGGGAGAGGTGCGTTTAGGATGGCCAAAGGGTTTACTCTATTGCGGGCCACTTCTTCCAATGCCACGACCGGGAATGCTAGTCTCGAGTTCAATGTTACTTTGTATCATTACTAA